In Devosia sp. XK-2, one DNA window encodes the following:
- a CDS encoding alpha-E domain-containing protein, with protein MLGRTAANLFWLSRYVERAENMARLLEVGYRMSLTSRREGGASEHLVSMMQAAEVDEGFDAKHEVADVDTVAHYMMFDPDNPSSVFSCLQAARTNARSVRTAITGDMWESMNGAWLEFAQIKPRDVRGAKLLGLLQWVKQRSHEFRGALLGTILRDDGFNFLQVGNFVERADNTARILDMKYYVLLPRATQVGGDLDIQQWTLILRAASAHRAYRHVYHDRYKAQNIADFLILRPEMPRSLVYCASFVQQNLDNLGKLYGRKEKCQEAADSLLAMVEGTSMEAIFTDGLHEFLNEFIARNNRVTDALSESYNFY; from the coding sequence ATGCTCGGACGCACCGCTGCCAATCTGTTCTGGCTTTCACGCTATGTGGAGCGAGCCGAAAATATGGCCCGCCTGCTCGAGGTCGGCTATCGCATGAGCCTGACCAGCCGCCGCGAAGGCGGGGCCAGCGAACATCTTGTCTCCATGATGCAGGCCGCCGAAGTCGATGAGGGCTTCGATGCCAAGCATGAGGTGGCCGATGTCGATACGGTTGCCCATTACATGATGTTCGACCCGGACAATCCCTCGTCGGTTTTTTCGTGCCTGCAAGCGGCGCGCACCAATGCGCGCTCGGTACGCACCGCAATAACCGGCGATATGTGGGAAAGCATGAACGGGGCCTGGCTGGAATTTGCCCAAATCAAGCCGCGCGACGTGCGCGGGGCCAAGCTCTTGGGCCTATTGCAATGGGTGAAGCAGCGCAGTCACGAATTCCGGGGCGCCCTGTTAGGCACGATCCTGCGTGACGATGGCTTCAACTTCCTGCAGGTGGGCAATTTCGTTGAGCGGGCAGATAATACCGCGCGTATCCTCGACATGAAATATTACGTGCTGCTGCCGCGCGCGACGCAGGTGGGCGGCGATCTCGATATCCAGCAATGGACGCTGATCCTCAGGGCCGCGTCAGCGCATCGGGCCTATCGGCATGTCTATCACGACCGGTACAAGGCGCAGAACATTGCTGATTTCCTGATCCTCCGACCCGAAATGCCGCGGAGCCTGGTCTATTGCGCCAGCTTTGTGCAGCAGAATTTGGACAATCTGGGTAAGCTCTATGGCCGCAAGGAGAAATGCCAGGAGGCGGCAGACAGCCTGCTCGCCATGGTGGAAGGCACCAGCATGGAGGCCATTTTCACCGATGGTTTGCATGAATTCCTCAACGAATTCATTGCCCGCAACAACCGGGTGACCGATGCCTTGTCCGAATCCTATAATTTCTACTGA
- a CDS encoding circularly permuted type 2 ATP-grasp protein: MGEKTPFDEMYNPDGSVREPYRALSEWLDEQPDKALALMQTDAEAIFRKLGITFAVYGSEEGTEKVIPFDVIPRIIAANEWRRLSKGIEQRVKALNAFLYDIYHRQEILKAGRVPEKLILNNEAFCPQMMGLEPAKGVYAHIIGVDIVRVGPDEFYVLEDNLRTPSGVSYMLEDREAMMLLAPDLFHRSKVAPVETYPENLRRTLESVAPEGFKGSSPNIAVLTPGIYNSAYFEHSFLADQMGAQLCEGPDLFVDGGKVYMRTTTGPEQVDVIYRRIDDDYLDPLTFRPDSMLGVPGLFDAYRAGNVTLVNAPGTGIADDKAVYTYVPDIVEFYLGEKALLQNVPTYNCTNEDQRAWVLENIHDLVVKEVHGSGGYGMMVGPTATKAMHAEFKKKIEARPDNYIVQPTLNLSTCPTHISGDVAPRHVDLRPYVLVGDEVRITPGGLTRVALKKGSLVVNSSQGGGTKDTWVLED, translated from the coding sequence ATGGGCGAGAAAACGCCATTTGACGAAATGTACAATCCGGACGGATCGGTCCGCGAACCCTACCGTGCGCTTTCGGAGTGGCTAGACGAGCAGCCCGACAAGGCCCTGGCGCTGATGCAGACCGACGCCGAGGCGATCTTCCGGAAGCTGGGTATTACCTTTGCGGTCTATGGGTCCGAAGAGGGCACGGAGAAGGTCATTCCCTTCGATGTCATCCCCCGCATCATTGCCGCCAATGAATGGCGCAGGCTGAGCAAGGGGATCGAACAAAGGGTCAAGGCGCTCAATGCCTTTCTCTACGACATCTATCACCGCCAGGAGATCCTCAAGGCCGGGCGGGTGCCGGAAAAGCTCATTTTGAACAATGAGGCCTTCTGCCCGCAAATGATGGGGCTGGAGCCGGCCAAGGGCGTTTATGCCCATATTATCGGGGTCGATATCGTGCGGGTGGGCCCGGACGAATTCTATGTGCTCGAAGACAATCTGCGCACCCCCTCGGGCGTCAGCTATATGCTGGAAGACCGCGAAGCGATGATGCTTCTGGCGCCCGACCTGTTCCACCGCTCCAAGGTGGCGCCGGTAGAGACCTATCCCGAAAATCTGCGCCGAACACTGGAGAGCGTGGCGCCGGAGGGCTTCAAGGGCAGCAGCCCCAATATCGCCGTGCTGACGCCGGGCATCTACAATTCGGCCTATTTCGAGCATTCGTTCCTGGCCGACCAGATGGGCGCCCAACTGTGCGAGGGGCCCGATCTTTTTGTCGATGGCGGCAAGGTCTATATGCGCACCACCACCGGCCCCGAACAGGTGGACGTGATCTATCGGCGCATCGATGACGATTATCTCGACCCACTGACCTTCCGCCCCGATTCAATGCTGGGTGTGCCGGGCCTGTTCGACGCCTATAGAGCGGGCAATGTGACGCTGGTCAACGCGCCGGGGACCGGGATAGCCGACGACAAGGCGGTCTATACCTACGTGCCCGATATCGTTGAATTTTATCTCGGCGAGAAGGCGCTGCTACAAAACGTGCCGACCTATAATTGCACCAACGAGGACCAACGCGCCTGGGTACTGGAGAATATCCATGATCTGGTGGTCAAGGAGGTGCACGGTTCGGGTGGCTACGGCATGATGGTGGGGCCGACGGCGACCAAGGCCATGCATGCCGAGTTCAAAAAGAAGATCGAAGCGCGGCCGGACAATTACATCGTGCAGCCAACGCTGAACCTCTCCACCTGCCCTACCCATATTTCCGGCGATGTGGCGCCGCGGCATGTCGACCTCAGACCCTATGTGCTTGTGGGCGACGAGGTGCGGATCACGCCGGGCGGACTGACCCGCGTGGCGCTCAAGAAGGGTTCGCTGGTGGTGAACTCTAGTCAGGGGGGTGGGACGAAGGACACATGGGTGCTGGAAGATTGA
- a CDS encoding cupin domain-containing protein, whose protein sequence is MTHILRAADRPKSKSRTIKFEGAAYDTPISFFAVDNEPGQGPVLHVHPYPETWVVRRGRAEVIIGEERFEVGPGDIAIAPANTPHKFTNLGPDRLDIVCIHAAGTISQVDLE, encoded by the coding sequence ATGACCCATATCCTGCGCGCTGCCGACCGGCCGAAGTCGAAAAGCCGGACTATCAAATTCGAAGGAGCGGCCTATGACACGCCGATTTCCTTTTTCGCGGTGGACAATGAGCCCGGACAAGGTCCGGTGCTGCATGTCCATCCCTACCCGGAAACCTGGGTGGTGCGGCGCGGCCGGGCCGAAGTCATTATCGGCGAGGAACGCTTCGAGGTCGGGCCGGGCGACATAGCCATTGCACCGGCCAATACCCCCCATAAGTTCACCAATCTGGGGCCGGACCGGCTCGATATTGTCTGCATCCACGCGGCGGGCACGATCAGCCAGGTGGACCTGGAGTGA
- a CDS encoding AEC family transporter → MLSILAVIAPIFALIALGYLAVRYRLYPADGVKALIGFVNNFATPCLLFYSIGTSDFRSAFNIGIIGPFYFGAFVCFAIGIVVARRAFANRPGESVAVGFASTFSNTVLVGLPIMSRAYGEASLPVTLSIIGLHGAILLTLGMVTMELTRRDGQPLPATLVLAVRRVASNPLIWGILGGIALSLSGQTLAEPVAAFFSMLGQAVVPAALFGIGGALNEFKLSDNWKQALVASLIKLIIHPAIAYMLMIWLFQVPMEIARYGILLSAMPAGINIYVFATFYDRGVSVAANTILIATVLSAVTISGWLFVLSL, encoded by the coding sequence ATGCTATCCATTCTTGCCGTTATCGCGCCGATCTTTGCGCTCATCGCGCTGGGCTATCTGGCTGTGCGTTACCGCCTTTATCCGGCCGATGGGGTGAAAGCGCTGATCGGTTTCGTCAATAATTTCGCGACCCCCTGCCTGCTGTTTTACTCCATCGGCACCAGCGATTTTCGCTCGGCCTTCAATATCGGCATTATCGGACCGTTCTATTTCGGCGCGTTCGTCTGCTTTGCGATCGGCATCGTTGTGGCGCGACGGGCCTTTGCCAACAGGCCGGGCGAGTCTGTCGCGGTTGGCTTTGCCTCCACCTTCAGCAATACCGTGCTGGTCGGCCTGCCCATCATGAGCCGGGCTTATGGCGAAGCATCGCTGCCGGTCACCCTCTCCATTATCGGGCTGCATGGTGCCATTCTTCTGACCCTGGGCATGGTGACCATGGAACTCACCCGCCGCGATGGGCAGCCATTGCCCGCAACGCTTGTGCTGGCCGTCAGGCGGGTGGCCTCCAATCCGTTGATCTGGGGTATTTTAGGGGGGATCGCCCTATCGCTTTCGGGGCAGACGCTGGCCGAGCCGGTCGCCGCCTTTTTCTCCATGCTGGGTCAGGCGGTGGTGCCCGCCGCCCTGTTCGGCATTGGCGGCGCGCTCAACGAATTCAAGCTTTCCGACAATTGGAAACAGGCGCTGGTTGCCTCACTGATCAAGCTGATCATTCATCCGGCCATCGCTTATATGCTGATGATCTGGCTGTTTCAGGTGCCCATGGAGATCGCCCGCTATGGCATTCTGCTCTCGGCCATGCCAGCGGGCATCAATATCTATGTCTTTGCCACCTTCTACGATCGTGGCGTCAGCGTCGCTGCCAATACCATCCTCATAGCCACCGTGCTTTCCGCGGTGACCATTTCGGGATGGCTATTCGTGCTGAGCTTGTAA
- a CDS encoding sigma-54-dependent Fis family transcriptional regulator yields MDISSDLSLARAREKFFSGQTLPEGLVPAPILRSWQRCAEQGLDVGDRFSAEPMTAAELRQLQQQNEALRLMSRPELSTLRAEAKHTSSVVILTDASGTLLDVVGNSEFAGEAARVALQPGVAWTEQSTGTNAIGTALAERRAIAVHGAEHFYEPHEILHCAASPIFDPFGKLAGVLDMSGHASTEHTHALGLVRLAVEQIEHRFFAKGFEGKTIVRFHKAADMLGTPREGVLVFDGEQLVAGNRRALNLLRLERLSFRKTRRGDLFDVLEEKLRGVSGDSFAASIQRPDEKAGHKLYATGAVVRDAAPYLTEEATIALDKALRLIEADIPVLITGATGTGKEVFARHLAKRSSRDGKPFVAVNCAALPESLIESELFGYEAGAFTGARKGGAKGLVQQAEGGILFLDEIGDMPLALQSRLLRVLQDKEVAPLGSGQARKADFVAICATNRDLRAMVETGQFRSDLYFRIAQFTVRLPSISELANRRALIEALWTGTNADNGPLPKTVLDRLESHDWPGNFRELVNCLKTTAALAGPGRTVTLSDLPNHIHAPTRGAAASVPEGDLGALTEAAMRRAVELHRGNLSAAARALGIDRSTLYRRLVWAEKAH; encoded by the coding sequence ATGGATATATCGTCTGATCTATCACTTGCGCGGGCGCGAGAAAAATTCTTCTCCGGGCAGACGCTGCCTGAAGGCCTAGTGCCAGCGCCGATCCTCAGATCGTGGCAGCGCTGCGCCGAACAGGGCCTGGACGTTGGCGACCGGTTCAGCGCCGAGCCCATGACTGCCGCCGAACTGCGCCAATTGCAGCAACAGAACGAAGCGCTGCGGCTCATGAGCCGCCCCGAACTGTCGACCTTGCGTGCCGAAGCCAAGCATACGTCCAGCGTGGTCATCCTGACCGACGCGAGCGGGACATTGCTCGACGTGGTCGGCAATTCGGAATTTGCCGGTGAGGCGGCACGCGTCGCTTTGCAACCGGGCGTCGCCTGGACCGAGCAATCCACCGGCACCAATGCTATCGGTACGGCACTGGCGGAACGGCGGGCCATAGCGGTGCATGGCGCCGAACACTTTTACGAGCCGCATGAAATTCTCCATTGCGCGGCGTCGCCCATTTTCGATCCGTTCGGCAAGCTGGCCGGGGTGCTGGACATGTCCGGTCACGCGTCAACCGAACATACTCATGCCTTGGGGCTGGTGCGGCTGGCGGTGGAACAGATTGAACACCGCTTCTTCGCCAAGGGCTTTGAGGGCAAGACCATTGTGCGCTTTCACAAGGCCGCCGATATGCTGGGGACACCCCGCGAGGGTGTGCTGGTGTTCGATGGCGAGCAGCTTGTAGCGGGCAATCGGCGAGCCCTGAACCTGTTGCGGCTCGAGCGCCTATCGTTCCGCAAGACCCGTCGTGGCGACCTGTTCGATGTCCTGGAAGAAAAGTTGCGCGGCGTATCGGGCGACAGCTTTGCCGCGAGCATTCAGAGGCCCGATGAAAAGGCTGGACACAAGCTTTATGCAACGGGCGCCGTGGTGCGGGACGCCGCGCCATATTTGACTGAAGAGGCGACAATCGCGCTCGACAAGGCGCTGCGGCTGATCGAAGCCGATATCCCTGTCCTGATCACCGGAGCGACCGGCACGGGCAAGGAAGTGTTCGCACGCCATCTGGCCAAGCGATCCAGCCGAGACGGCAAACCATTCGTGGCGGTCAATTGCGCGGCGCTCCCCGAAAGCCTGATCGAGTCCGAATTGTTCGGCTATGAGGCCGGCGCCTTTACCGGAGCCCGCAAAGGCGGCGCGAAGGGATTGGTGCAACAGGCCGAGGGCGGGATATTGTTTCTCGACGAAATCGGCGACATGCCACTGGCGCTGCAGTCGCGGCTGCTGCGGGTTTTACAGGACAAGGAAGTGGCTCCGCTCGGCAGCGGGCAAGCGCGTAAAGCCGACTTCGTGGCGATTTGCGCAACCAACCGTGATCTGCGCGCCATGGTGGAGACCGGGCAGTTTCGATCCGATCTTTATTTCCGCATCGCCCAGTTCACTGTCCGGCTGCCTTCAATCTCCGAACTGGCGAACCGGCGGGCGCTGATCGAGGCATTGTGGACCGGCACCAATGCGGACAATGGTCCATTGCCCAAAACCGTTCTGGACCGGCTCGAGAGCCATGACTGGCCGGGCAATTTCCGCGAACTGGTCAACTGCCTCAAGACCACGGCGGCATTGGCGGGCCCCGGACGGACCGTGACCCTGTCCGATCTGCCCAATCACATTCACGCCCCGACACGCGGGGCGGCGGCATCTGTTCCCGAGGGCGATCTGGGCGCCTTGACCGAGGCGGCGATGCGGCGCGCCGTTGAGCTGCACCGGGGCAATCTATCAGCCGCGGCGCGCGCGCTCGGGATCGATCGCTCGACCTTGTATCGGCGGCTGGTCTGGGCGGAAAAGGCACATTGA
- a CDS encoding DUF779 domain-containing protein, whose protein sequence is MTNPVPRVIATDAALALISQITARHGDILFHQSGGCCDGSSPMCYPKDDFIIGDRDVKMGEIGGFPFYMSPSQFDYWQHTQLIIDAIPGRGGMFSLDNGTEQRFLTRSRVFTDQEHANRAPTSVGVG, encoded by the coding sequence ATGACCAATCCCGTGCCACGTGTCATCGCCACCGATGCTGCTCTCGCCCTCATCAGCCAGATCACCGCGCGCCATGGCGATATCCTATTTCACCAGTCAGGCGGCTGTTGCGATGGCTCTTCGCCCATGTGCTATCCCAAAGACGATTTCATCATCGGCGACCGCGATGTGAAAATGGGCGAGATCGGCGGTTTTCCTTTCTACATGTCGCCCAGCCAGTTCGACTACTGGCAGCACACCCAGCTCATCATCGATGCTATTCCCGGTCGCGGCGGCATGTTCAGTCTGGATAACGGCACGGAACAGCGGTTTCTGACCCGGTCGCGCGTTTTCACCGATCAGGAGCATGCAAACCGGGCACCAACCAGCGTTGGAGTGGGGTAG
- a CDS encoding transglutaminase family protein produces the protein MRIEIDHSLSFSLPPGTAQLVMHLLLTPGAGPTQNVESWSVEVAGIGNAGRFRDGYGNAVHLVNQARVEGDITLGARGVVTTSDTNGVIGKPLGEPVPALYKRVTPLTKAPVTLYGKYRTTRDNRLDVLHGLMARVGETLGLPETADTPRQMQATGEQTQNQGADVPPELPPAADYAHLFIGAARALDIPARFVCGYLAAGDGFAGGLHAWAEAYDDGLGWIGFDAQQQICPTERYVRLAVGLDGDSALPLRVVPAAEVTQRASVKAA, from the coding sequence ATGCGCATCGAGATTGATCATAGCCTGAGCTTTTCCCTTCCCCCCGGCACGGCGCAATTGGTGATGCACCTTTTGCTTACGCCGGGTGCCGGGCCGACACAGAATGTGGAAAGCTGGAGCGTAGAGGTCGCCGGGATCGGCAATGCCGGACGATTTCGAGATGGCTATGGCAATGCCGTGCACCTGGTCAACCAGGCGCGGGTTGAGGGCGACATCACCCTTGGCGCGCGCGGTGTGGTCACGACAAGCGACACCAATGGCGTTATCGGCAAGCCGCTGGGCGAGCCGGTTCCGGCGCTCTACAAGCGCGTAACGCCGCTGACCAAGGCGCCGGTAACGCTTTACGGGAAGTATCGCACGACCAGGGACAACCGGCTTGACGTGCTGCATGGACTGATGGCGCGCGTGGGTGAAACGCTGGGCCTGCCGGAAACCGCTGACACGCCGCGGCAAATGCAGGCGACCGGCGAGCAGACGCAAAACCAGGGGGCGGACGTCCCGCCCGAGTTACCGCCGGCAGCCGACTACGCACATCTATTCATTGGCGCAGCCCGGGCATTGGACATTCCGGCCCGGTTTGTCTGTGGCTATCTGGCGGCGGGCGACGGGTTTGCCGGTGGCCTGCATGCCTGGGCGGAAGCCTATGATGACGGGCTTGGCTGGATCGGCTTTGACGCGCAGCAGCAAATCTGCCCCACTGAGCGCTATGTGCGCCTTGCCGTGGGGCTGGATGGAGACAGCGCCCTGCCCTTGCGCGTAGTGCCTGCGGCTGAGGTTACACAACGGGCGTCGGTCAAGGCGGCGTAG
- the adh gene encoding aldehyde dehydrogenase, whose translation MNKPEFIGQRTKSPYKAKYGNYIGGQWVDAADGETFDNTSPVTGQVICEVARGKAADIERALDAAHKAAPAWGRTSPAERALMLNRIADRMEENLDLIALAETWDNGKPIRETKAADIPLAIDHFRYFAGAIRAQEGSISELDHDTVAYHFHEPLGVVGQIIPWNFPILMAVWKLAPALAAGNAVVLKPAEQTPASILLLMELIEDLIPPGVVNIVNGFGLEAGKPLASSNRIAKIAFTGETTTGRLIMQYASQNLIPVTLELGGKSPNIFFKDVLEEDDDFFDKALEGFTMFALNQGEVCTCPSRALIQESIYDRFMERAIKRVEAIKQGSPLDDATMIGAQASSEQLEKILSYLDIGRQEGAKVLTGGERNMLEGELAGGYYVKPTVFAGNNKMRIFQEEIFGPVVSVTTFKDEDEALAIANDTLYGLGAGVWTRNANRAYRFGRGIQAGRVWTNCYHAYPAHAAFGGYKQSGIGRENHRMMLDHYQQTKNMLVSYSPKKLGFF comes from the coding sequence TTGAACAAACCCGAATTTATTGGCCAGCGCACTAAGTCACCCTACAAGGCCAAATACGGCAACTATATCGGCGGACAATGGGTGGACGCCGCCGATGGCGAAACCTTTGACAACACTTCTCCCGTCACCGGTCAGGTGATTTGTGAAGTCGCCCGCGGCAAGGCCGCCGATATTGAGCGTGCACTCGACGCGGCCCACAAGGCCGCTCCGGCCTGGGGTCGCACGTCACCGGCAGAGCGCGCATTGATGCTCAATCGCATAGCCGATCGCATGGAGGAAAACCTCGATCTCATCGCTCTCGCCGAAACCTGGGACAATGGCAAGCCGATCCGAGAAACCAAGGCCGCCGACATTCCCCTGGCCATCGACCATTTCCGCTATTTCGCCGGCGCCATTCGCGCCCAGGAAGGCAGCATCTCCGAGCTCGATCACGACACCGTCGCCTATCACTTCCACGAGCCCTTGGGCGTGGTCGGTCAAATCATTCCTTGGAACTTCCCCATCCTTATGGCGGTTTGGAAACTCGCCCCGGCTCTGGCCGCAGGCAATGCCGTCGTACTCAAGCCCGCCGAGCAGACCCCGGCCTCCATCCTCTTGCTCATGGAGTTGATTGAGGACCTGATCCCGCCCGGCGTCGTCAACATCGTCAATGGCTTTGGCCTTGAAGCGGGCAAGCCGCTGGCCTCGTCCAATCGCATCGCCAAGATCGCCTTTACCGGCGAGACCACGACAGGCCGGCTGATCATGCAATATGCCAGCCAGAACCTCATCCCGGTTACGCTCGAACTGGGCGGCAAGTCGCCCAACATCTTCTTCAAGGATGTGCTCGAGGAAGACGATGACTTCTTCGACAAGGCGCTTGAGGGCTTTACCATGTTCGCCCTCAACCAGGGCGAAGTCTGCACCTGCCCCAGCCGCGCCCTGATCCAGGAAAGCATCTATGACCGCTTCATGGAACGGGCGATCAAGCGCGTTGAGGCGATCAAGCAGGGTTCACCCTTGGACGATGCAACCATGATCGGCGCGCAGGCCTCATCCGAGCAATTGGAAAAGATCCTGTCCTATCTCGATATCGGCCGTCAGGAAGGCGCCAAGGTGCTGACGGGTGGCGAGCGCAATATGCTCGAAGGCGAATTGGCCGGTGGCTATTACGTCAAACCGACCGTCTTTGCCGGCAACAACAAGATGCGCATCTTCCAGGAAGAAATCTTCGGCCCGGTGGTCTCGGTCACCACCTTCAAGGATGAAGATGAAGCGCTCGCCATTGCCAATGACACGCTTTACGGCCTTGGCGCCGGCGTCTGGACCCGCAACGCCAACCGCGCCTACCGCTTCGGTCGCGGCATCCAGGCGGGACGTGTCTGGACCAATTGCTACCACGCCTATCCGGCTCACGCGGCCTTTGGTGGTTACAAGCAGTCCGGCATCGGTCGCGAAAACCACCGCATGATGCTCGATCATTACCAACAAACCAAGAATATGCTGGTCAGCTACAGCCCCAAAAAGCTCGGGTTCTTCTAA
- a CDS encoding GNAT family N-acetyltransferase, producing MTISTDLLADRADLIAPLTRLMEREWADWYGTGQASARHDLEQRSVRDRLPLGIVAHLDGGLAGTCALTETSGELVTDRRPWIGGLLVDPACRRRGVARSLLNRAIVEARKLGFGRLFALSAHARHLFEAEDWQLIETITLDGEPHGIYMVETA from the coding sequence ATGACGATTTCAACAGATTTACTGGCCGATCGCGCGGACCTGATTGCGCCCCTGACCCGGCTGATGGAACGGGAATGGGCGGACTGGTACGGGACGGGGCAGGCTTCGGCGCGGCACGACCTGGAACAAAGATCGGTGCGCGACCGGCTGCCGCTCGGGATTGTCGCCCATCTCGACGGAGGGCTGGCGGGCACCTGTGCGCTGACCGAGACGAGTGGCGAACTGGTCACCGACCGCAGGCCATGGATTGGCGGGCTGCTGGTCGACCCGGCGTGCCGCCGCCGCGGCGTGGCTAGAAGCCTGCTCAACCGCGCGATAGTGGAGGCCCGCAAGCTCGGTTTTGGCCGGCTTTTCGCCTTGAGCGCTCATGCCAGGCATCTGTTCGAGGCCGAGGATTGGCAATTGATTGAAACCATTACACTCGATGGTGAGCCACATGGCATCTACATGGTCGAGACAGCATGA
- a CDS encoding 2-hydroxyacid dehydrogenase, producing MTIEILQTQPLLASCEEALSARYVVHKLHDMSDKAGWLAENGARIRAHAGSGVRADLMDALPNLEIIASFGVGYDNIDIAAAKARNIRVTNTPDVLNDAVAELTIGLMISLARRIPQSDQFVRQGKWPNANFGLFSELTGKTVGILGLGRIGKEIATRAQAMKMRVVYYGRHHQKAMPHIYYDNLEDMARDSDWLVVIAPGGKGTEGIVSRKVLEALGPKGCVVNVARGTLIDEKAMVELLQNGGLGGAALDVFENEPQVPAALFDLDNVVLSPHQGSATHQTRDAMGALLVANLERHFAGEPLISAVV from the coding sequence ATGACCATCGAAATTCTCCAAACCCAGCCTCTGCTGGCCTCCTGTGAAGAGGCCCTGTCGGCGCGTTACGTCGTCCACAAACTCCACGATATGTCCGACAAAGCTGGCTGGCTGGCCGAGAATGGCGCGCGCATCCGCGCCCATGCCGGCTCGGGCGTGCGGGCCGATTTGATGGATGCGCTGCCCAATCTGGAAATCATCGCCAGTTTCGGCGTCGGTTACGACAATATCGACATTGCCGCCGCCAAGGCCCGCAATATCCGTGTCACCAACACGCCCGACGTCCTCAATGATGCGGTCGCCGAATTGACCATCGGCTTGATGATCTCCCTCGCCCGGCGCATTCCGCAATCGGACCAGTTCGTCCGCCAGGGCAAATGGCCCAATGCCAATTTTGGCCTCTTCTCCGAATTGACCGGCAAGACGGTGGGCATTCTCGGGCTTGGCCGCATCGGCAAGGAAATTGCCACCCGTGCCCAGGCCATGAAAATGCGCGTGGTCTATTATGGCCGGCATCACCAGAAGGCCATGCCCCATATTTACTATGACAATCTCGAGGATATGGCTCGCGACAGTGACTGGCTGGTGGTCATCGCGCCCGGCGGCAAGGGCACCGAGGGGATTGTGTCGCGAAAAGTGCTGGAGGCCCTGGGCCCCAAAGGCTGCGTGGTCAATGTGGCGCGCGGCACGCTCATTGATGAAAAAGCCATGGTGGAGCTGCTGCAAAATGGCGGCCTGGGCGGCGCGGCGCTCGATGTCTTTGAAAACGAGCCGCAGGTCCCCGCCGCATTGTTCGATCTCGACAATGTCGTGCTTTCGCCCCACCAGGGCAGCGCCACTCACCAGACGCGCGACGCCATGGGCGCATTGCTGGTCGCCAATCTCGAACGGCATTTCGCCGGCGAGCCGCTGATTTCAGCGGTGGTTTAG